ATAGCTAGACGCGGTAGCGGTGTCGGCGAGACATTTATCATTAGAAAAATAGGTGCAAATAGCGTAGGTGTAGAAAGAATCTTCCCTATTTTTAGTGAAAGCCTAGAAAGCATTACAGTTCTTAGAAAAGGACGCGTAAGAAGATCTAAGCTATTTTATCTTAGAGATAGACGCGGTAAAGCTGCTAGAATCAAAGAACTTAAAAAATAATTATCTAAGTCGCTTTGCACTTTGCAATTGCGACTTTCTCTCAATCTTTTCTTAATCAAAATCAATTTATTTCATATCAT
The sequence above is a segment of the Campylobacter hyointestinalis subsp. lawsonii genome. Coding sequences within it:
- the rplS gene encoding 50S ribosomal protein L19, yielding MRNKYIEAFESAQISNKSVPDFRAGDTLRIAIRIKEGDKSRIQNFEGICIARRGSGVGETFIIRKIGANSVGVERIFPIFSESLESITVLRKGRVRRSKLFYLRDRRGKAARIKELKK